A genomic stretch from Phycisphaerae bacterium includes:
- a CDS encoding GNAT family N-acetyltransferase translates to MSNTVGILSTVRRSDRALAEQVSTWESLEFGVAHSSVSFPTVLGANQLRDAWLVEVDAATAYERAETYYRERNLTCLAWTPAVDQAMEPIEALLMPKGWRRVDSLAMHMTDWSALDAPSDQAIRVLPARAMPKALRRSLTESGASEEETNAAFERLNDSNYDAFVAMSGDQPVGRAAYLEVGDIGRLAELFVAPARRGQGIGRGLLFHVMQLVRRLGPRAFVASVPTGDDPGASFLQRTGFSQAGTLTQFVRPT, encoded by the coding sequence ATGTCCAACACCGTCGGCATTCTCTCTACGGTCCGCCGATCAGATCGAGCGCTCGCCGAACAAGTCTCGACGTGGGAATCGTTGGAGTTCGGCGTCGCCCATAGTTCGGTGAGCTTTCCAACGGTTCTCGGCGCCAATCAACTTCGGGATGCCTGGCTCGTGGAGGTGGATGCGGCGACGGCATACGAGCGGGCCGAGACGTATTATCGCGAACGCAACCTGACGTGCCTTGCCTGGACGCCGGCAGTGGATCAGGCGATGGAGCCAATAGAGGCGCTGCTCATGCCAAAGGGCTGGCGGCGAGTGGACTCCCTGGCCATGCACATGACCGACTGGAGCGCGCTGGACGCCCCTTCAGACCAGGCGATCCGCGTATTGCCGGCACGGGCGATGCCAAAGGCCCTTCGGCGCAGCTTGACCGAATCAGGGGCGAGTGAGGAAGAGACCAACGCCGCCTTCGAGCGCTTGAACGATTCGAATTACGACGCCTTCGTCGCCATGTCGGGAGACCAGCCCGTCGGTCGCGCGGCGTATCTGGAGGTCGGCGACATCGGCCGCCTGGCGGAGCTCTTCGTGGCGCCGGCCCGGCGCGGACAGGGCATCGGCCGCGGCCTGCTTTTTCATGTCATGCAGCTTGTGCGCCGGCTGGGGCCGCGGGCCTTTGTTGCGAGCGTCCCCACCGGGGACGATCCCGGCGCGTCTTTTCTGCAACGCACCGGGTTTTCCCAGGCGGGCACGCTCACGCAATTTGTTCGACCGACCTGA
- a CDS encoding ferritin family protein, giving the protein MSEDPTPDAAQGRGPDKLLAIGAYGETVAAYRYLVLSEKAPNPQDRREFAEMADEEQGHKQRLQALLAEMYPQADFVLTPEDKELVVTGTRLLDVRDEASFHEAMRMILQTERKTAAFYAHHAKIIPPAHLRALFQELAEEGADHYQRLKAMARRCGVPHTPDDVGE; this is encoded by the coding sequence ATGTCCGAAGACCCCACTCCCGATGCCGCGCAAGGCCGCGGGCCCGACAAGCTCCTGGCCATCGGGGCCTACGGTGAGACCGTCGCCGCCTATCGCTATCTCGTCCTCTCCGAGAAGGCGCCGAACCCGCAGGACCGCCGCGAATTCGCCGAGATGGCCGACGAGGAACAGGGCCACAAACAGCGTCTGCAAGCGCTCCTCGCCGAGATGTATCCGCAGGCCGACTTCGTGCTGACTCCCGAAGACAAGGAACTCGTCGTGACCGGCACGCGTCTGCTCGATGTTCGCGACGAGGCCTCCTTCCACGAGGCCATGCGCATGATTCTCCAGACCGAGCGCAAGACCGCGGCCTTTTATGCGCACCACGCCAAGATCATTCCCCCGGCGCATCTTCGTGCGCTCTTCCAGGAACTTGCGGAGGAGGGCGCGGACCACTATCAACGCCTCAAGGCCATGGCCCGCCGATGCGGGGTGCCGCACACGCCCGACGATGTCGGCGAATAA
- the typA gene encoding translational GTPase TypA, translated as MQFRNLAIIAHVDHGKTSLVDCLLRQSGTFREGTMTGDLIMDSNPQERERGITIFAKNCAIHYKDYKINLIDTPGHADFGGEVERVLKMADGCLLVVDAFEGPMPQTRFVLKKAFEYHLKPILVINKIDRPDARPKEVLDETHDLFIDLGADEHCLEWPVIYSSAKLAFARRHLSDKNEDIAPLFEEIIRSVPPPTGSESAPVQMLVASLDYSDYVGRIAVGRVFNGVLRSGQELMLISRTGHRSKIKIDTLFTYEGLGRKKTDAAVSGDIVAVTGIPDVGIGDTIADADDPHPLPIIPVDEPTLTMVFSVNTSPFAGREGEFLTTRHVRDRLMKELQSNVALRVEEMQQKDSFRVSGRGLLHLGVLIETMRREGYELMVGKPKVIYREIGGKKCEPVEYLVVDVPASAAGSVIELVGGRRGEMLKMDTKENMCHLEFTIPARGLIGLRTRMLNATRGEAVMHHSFYEYEHLRGSIPTRHAGVMVAMETGRVTAFALENLSDRGMMFVKPGDEVYKGQVVGEHCKDDDIDVNVAKLKKLSNIRVASADKTVVLKPARELSLEAMLEFIEDDEWVEATPKSCRMRKRILDPVERKRANRAAEE; from the coding sequence ATGCAGTTTCGCAACCTTGCCATTATCGCCCACGTCGACCACGGGAAGACCTCGCTGGTCGATTGCCTCCTGCGCCAGTCCGGTACGTTCCGAGAAGGGACGATGACCGGCGATTTGATTATGGACTCCAACCCGCAGGAGCGCGAGCGGGGCATCACCATCTTCGCCAAGAACTGCGCGATTCACTACAAGGATTACAAGATCAATCTCATCGACACGCCCGGTCACGCGGACTTCGGCGGCGAGGTCGAGCGCGTGCTCAAGATGGCGGACGGGTGTTTGCTGGTGGTCGATGCCTTTGAAGGCCCGATGCCGCAAACTCGGTTCGTGCTCAAGAAGGCGTTTGAGTATCACCTCAAGCCGATCCTGGTCATCAACAAGATCGACCGCCCCGACGCGCGGCCCAAGGAAGTCCTCGACGAGACGCACGACTTGTTCATCGATTTGGGGGCCGATGAGCACTGTCTGGAGTGGCCGGTGATCTACTCCAGCGCGAAGCTCGCCTTCGCGAGGCGGCATCTCTCGGACAAAAACGAGGACATCGCGCCGCTTTTCGAGGAGATCATCCGCAGCGTCCCGCCTCCGACCGGCTCCGAGAGTGCGCCGGTACAGATGCTCGTCGCGTCGCTGGACTATTCCGACTACGTCGGACGGATCGCCGTCGGCCGGGTCTTCAACGGCGTGCTGCGCAGCGGACAGGAACTGATGCTGATTTCGCGCACCGGTCACCGCAGCAAAATCAAGATCGACACCCTGTTCACTTACGAAGGTCTGGGGCGCAAGAAGACCGACGCCGCGGTCTCCGGCGATATTGTGGCGGTCACGGGCATTCCCGACGTGGGCATTGGCGACACGATCGCCGATGCGGATGACCCGCATCCTCTGCCGATCATCCCGGTGGACGAGCCGACGCTCACGATGGTTTTTTCCGTCAATACATCCCCGTTCGCGGGGCGCGAGGGTGAATTCCTTACGACGCGGCACGTCCGCGACCGGCTGATGAAGGAGTTGCAATCGAACGTCGCGCTGCGTGTGGAGGAGATGCAGCAAAAGGACAGCTTCCGCGTATCGGGTCGAGGACTTTTGCACTTGGGCGTCTTGATCGAGACGATGCGCCGCGAGGGTTATGAACTCATGGTAGGCAAGCCCAAAGTGATCTACCGCGAGATCGGCGGGAAGAAGTGCGAGCCGGTCGAGTACCTGGTCGTGGATGTCCCCGCCTCCGCGGCCGGCTCGGTGATCGAACTCGTCGGCGGCCGGCGCGGCGAGATGCTCAAGATGGACACGAAGGAAAATATGTGCCACCTGGAGTTCACGATCCCCGCCCGCGGGCTGATCGGCCTGCGCACGCGGATGCTGAACGCGACGCGGGGCGAGGCGGTCATGCACCATTCATTCTACGAGTACGAGCATTTGCGCGGCTCGATCCCGACTCGCCACGCCGGCGTCATGGTGGCGATGGAAACGGGGCGCGTGACGGCGTTCGCCCTGGAAAATCTGTCGGATCGGGGGATGATGTTCGTGAAGCCCGGCGACGAGGTCTACAAGGGCCAGGTGGTCGGCGAGCATTGCAAGGACGATGACATCGATGTGAACGTCGCCAAGCTGAAGAAGCTGTCGAACATCCGCGTGGCGTCTGCGGATAAGACGGTCGTGCTCAAGCCCGCCCGGGAGCTTTCGCTGGAGGCGATGCTCGAATTCATCGAGGATGACGAGTGGGTCGAGGCGACGCCGAAGAGCTGCCGAATGCGTAAACGGATACTCGATCCGGTAGAGCGCAAGCGGGCGAACCGGGCGGCGGAAGAATAG
- a CDS encoding UPF0175 family protein produces the protein MTVALPDNVLRQAGLDERQARIEFACWLFDSGRVDLWPAAQMAGLARVEFEAELLKRGIAIYRYSEVDFVQDMATAEKLGL, from the coding sequence ATGACCGTAGCTCTTCCGGATAACGTGTTGCGGCAGGCCGGACTTGATGAGCGACAGGCAAGGATCGAGTTTGCCTGTTGGCTATTTGATTCCGGGCGAGTGGATCTTTGGCCAGCCGCCCAGATGGCAGGATTGGCGCGGGTGGAATTTGAGGCCGAACTATTGAAACGCGGCATTGCGATATACCGCTACAGCGAAGTGGACTTCGTGCAAGACATGGCGACAGCCGAGAAGCTCGGTCTATAG
- a CDS encoding DUF1264 domain-containing protein, with protein MRGFLLSKAGLVGVGVAAGFALATLLGRPAAISADDKSPDPHAGHDHGGRNAANWAPVDKMHLYLCAFHVAKENPNFQIEAHHYCAPVAGDLHQCVIYDARGGTPKMLGTEYIVSDETYRKLPDEEKKYWHPHAYEILSGQLIAADMPNQGDAIFPGLITTWGKTWHTWPDPSTPIPMGEPILMWSANGDNQIDPKLISKRDAQFGISTDAIRQRRKSYGFQVPQIPPAKSIKDLGRQWTASGPDEPTKTMGASR; from the coding sequence ATGAGAGGCTTTTTACTCAGCAAAGCAGGACTTGTCGGCGTCGGCGTTGCGGCGGGCTTCGCGCTGGCGACGCTTCTGGGCCGACCGGCAGCGATTTCCGCGGACGACAAATCGCCGGACCCTCATGCCGGTCATGACCACGGCGGCCGCAACGCGGCGAACTGGGCGCCGGTGGACAAGATGCACCTGTACCTGTGCGCGTTCCACGTCGCCAAGGAGAATCCCAACTTCCAGATCGAGGCACATCATTATTGCGCACCGGTGGCCGGCGATCTGCATCAGTGCGTGATCTACGACGCGCGCGGCGGCACTCCCAAGATGCTGGGTACCGAGTACATCGTCAGCGACGAGACCTATCGCAAGCTGCCGGACGAAGAGAAGAAGTACTGGCACCCGCACGCCTACGAGATCCTCTCCGGGCAACTCATCGCCGCGGACATGCCCAACCAGGGCGACGCGATCTTCCCGGGTTTGATTACGACGTGGGGCAAGACGTGGCATACCTGGCCGGACCCCTCGACGCCGATCCCCATGGGCGAACCGATCCTGATGTGGTCGGCCAACGGCGACAACCAGATCGATCCGAAGCTCATCAGCAAGCGCGACGCGCAGTTCGGCATCTCGACGGACGCCATCCGTCAGCGCCGAAAGTCGTACGGCTTCCAGGTTCCGCAAATCCCTCCGGCCAAGTCAATCAAAGACCTCGGCCGCCAGTGGACGGCCAGTGGCCCTGACGAGCCGACGAAAACGATGGGCGCGTCGCGGTAA